The genomic window TAACCGTATTAAATTATACagatttaataatgaaatatcaacGTCATTCTTATTTTTCTCCAGTTAGAGCGAGAAAGAGAGCAAAGGAGCCTGGTTCCTTCCAGCTtagaatgttttataaaaatttatgctATAATTGTATGCATTAAGCAGGGTGAAAAAGAGTCAGGaactcatttttcttttttaaaataaatacatacaattatttcaattttattagagaaaaataataaaagtttggtCAAGAACGTGACAATGCGCCCGGTTTAATTTTCTAGAatctttgtaataaaaaattatacctgGAGGTAAAGCATGGTACATGGTAGAAAAatacgtgtatatatatatatatgtacttatataaagAACCTTTAAATAGATGACGTGAATTTCTTTTCGAGGTAAATTTATAGCTACAACGaaaaatacatagatttattttctatttgtcCATCTACATACTTTTGGTTCGTGAGCACAATGTATTAAAGATGATGGATGCTCAATGTATGGGTTTTAACTTATGATGAAGAAGAGGGGCATCAATGATACGTTACAACTACCGACATACTTTTTGCATTATACATACGTACAGTAGCTTGAAATGACTTGAAACCTCATGTAATCAAAATTATCCTTTAACTATCTCAAGTTATCAACACTTATTTCGTTTCctttagttgaaaaaataaaaaataagcacaTGATTTGGAAAAACGTCATTTACATACTGCTGTACTATTAAATAACAAGCTATGACTATTACAGCTACGTAATCTCTACGCTTTTTAATAATTCCCCTCCATAATTGctcgtataaatatatatgaatttttctgaaaaatttaccTTGATAAAATAGTTCCCATCCTTCTTGGGTAGCAAGTCTATTGCCTCATCTTCAACCTTTTCTGGAATATTTTCAACATGCATAGGCACTGAACGATGTCCATTGACTCGGGGTAAACTATAACCGGAGGCTGTGGATTCATTATCTTCTTCTACAATGGTACAAAGGAGTTCTCTTTCACGAAGACCTCCTTGGATATGAGAAGAATGTTCATCATCATCAGAGGCTGATGATTCTTCGGAAAATAATTCCGACTTAGCGGGTAGAAGTGTTTCTTTAGAAGACGGAAGTGGGGCAGGAGATGCCTCTATTTTTGGAGGTTCGGACTCCTTGACAGGCGATGATGGGAACATAAGGGGTGACGTGGGTTTTGCAGGGAGCGCGGGTTTGATTAGTGGTTTTTGGTTTTCTCTCTGAATGGGAATGATGCGTTCTTTCGGAGGAGGGGTTTTTGTATGACCTATTTTCGTGATGGGAATGATGCGTTCTTTTTTGGCAAGAGTTTCACCCGGAATTTCAACTGTACAACTATGCATTTTGAGTTGTTCACGGAATTCCGGTCGTAGGAGTCTAAAGACAGCTGGAACTTTGAGTTCCAAAGCTGGAGAGGTATCTGTGAGATCTCGAGACTCTAACTTTTCTTCCGAGCGAGGAGGGGATCGAATGACGGCGGCATTCAGCTTTCCTCCATAGAGACGCTCAATCTGTTTTTGGACGAGATTTCCGCATCCTCCGACAGAAGAGGAGGAAGAGGAATTCGAGTCGGATCCGGGAGATGATTCCCGAACGGTCTCAACAGAGACTTTGCAGTAATGGAATTCCTGTCGCATGGCGTCCAATGTTTGCGGATCTTTGGATACGGGAATGATGGTCGCAGGGGCGCGTTCGTCGCTAAGTTTGTATAAGGTGGAATAACCGCTCACGCTTTTACTGAGCCCCACATAGGATGGCCTCCGGGATCCTTTCAATCCACCACTACTACTCTTATTACTCGCACTGCTATTGGGCGGATCGATTGTGGAAATCATTCGGCAAGTCTACACACACCACCTCTAGACCAGGCACTAACTCAAGGCTTCACCTTCTTCTCCAAAAGGACTTTGCAATCCACGAATGGCTCCTCCAATCCAGGCAACACTAATCCTTTTctcctattattatttattagtactaCATACATCGGCTACACACCGGATTTCATTCACATTTACCAACTGAATCcgaaacaagaaataaaaagaaaacaataaaaaaaaggaaaaaaggaaaagaagaagtgTAAATGGAAGAAGAAGATCGAAGGGCGGGCCCTCCCCCTTTTTTTAGTTGTTCCTCTCCTACTACACTACCTCTTCTTTTTCTCGTAGCCTACATTTACTATTCAGTTCACTCTTCTTACATACTTACTTTACACACACgcttcttttttctctctcttcttctcctcttttttctcttcttctttcctctccctttttttccttctcccgGCCTTCCCCAATTACTCATGTTTATCTCGCAACCTACAAATTGCCGGGTCTCTGTAGTACTACCTAACCGGATTTACCTcccactaatttttttattcttataagcTTTTCATgctaatattcatattatattatgtagattatattaatattatagacattatgtatgtaaatactcTAACTATCGttttttagataatttgttaaaaaaatacccttttgCCAAAGTAATCACCCATCATTACTTCTGAACTtgtagttatttaaatttacgaATTGGAAATATGAGATGCAAAAGTATGAAAATTACtgctatatatgtatatatactgaTGATTTGTTTTGGAGTAagaaaaccaaatatatatatgtatatatata from Lepeophtheirus salmonis chromosome 1, UVic_Lsal_1.4, whole genome shotgun sequence includes these protein-coding regions:
- the LOC121120286 gene encoding uncharacterized protein, translated to MISTIDPPNSSASNKSSSGGLKGSRRPSYVGLSKSVSGYSTLYKLSDERAPATIIPVSKDPQTLDAMRQEFHYCKVSVETVRESSPGSDSNSSSSSSVGGCGNLVQKQIERLYGGKLNAAVIRSPPRSEEKLESRDLTDTSPALELKVPAVFRLLRPEFREQLKMHSCTVEIPGETLAKKERIIPITKIGHTKTPPPKERIIPIQRENQKPLIKPALPAKPTSPLMFPSSPVKESEPPKIEASPAPLPSSKETLLPAKSELFSEESSASDDDEHSSHIQGGLRERELLCTIVEEDNESTASGYSLPRVNGHRSVPMHVENIPEKVEDEAIDLLPKKDGNYFIKLIENEVFKFEEQICDFEEDLCNNEALMNEDVQECILAAIGKAKLLMGQKLAQFRGLCDRNINSTIESDPFVPTSDDLAGFWDMVFIQVEHIHFLFAELVEIRKNGWKKPEVDVKLPTTNGRNSFNSKTKDSRPLKKKKNPASQKPKSEAAKARDEARRKMLEERKKQLMKQKQSETQNNNNSSNANGLVMFL